One Cupriavidus pauculus genomic window, GTTGCGCAGATTGTACCCCACCACGAAGAAACGCTAGGTGAAAACCCTAATAAGTGCCGCGTACGGCATACGTTTATCGCTGCACCTTCGACCAATCGGGCAAACCATCGAGATCCGGGCGCATCGTCACGCTCTCCTGCTCGTTGGGATCGGTGCGCGAGATCAGCGCCACGCAGGGCTCGTCGGCGCTGAGGTTGTACGGCAGATGGGGCACCCCGGCGGGGATATAGAAGAAATCGCCAGCGTTCACGACCGCATGATGCTCGAGGCGGTCCCCATACCAGCAGCCCGAGGCACCGCTCATGCCGTAGATCGCGGTCTCGTGCTCGGCATGCATATGCGCCTTGGCGCGCGCGCCGGGCGGAATCGTGGCCAGCTGGAAGTGGATATGCCGGGCGCCGACGGTCTCCGCGGAGATACCCACCGCGTAATGAAGGCCCTGCTTGCCGACGAATTCGGCACCGGGGCGGACGAGTTGGCAGGTGGGGGCGGTCTGATCCGAGGTCATGGCGATAAAAGCGGGCTATCGATGTTCCGAAAGTAGCCGACCGCAGGCCGGCAGCCTTTCAGGAAAAAACGCTTCGATAGCGGAAGAACGCTGCAAGCCGTCGTTACGGCGTATCGCGGTCCGCCGGAACGTCCCGCACCACCTCCGTCAGCTTGCCCGAGTTCATCTCGTAGAAGAACCCATAGAGCTTCACGTTCTTCGGCACGGCGGGACTCGCGCGCAGCAGCTTGACGTCATGCCGGATGGAGTCTTCGTAGTGCCCGATCGCGAGGCTGTCGTGATCGAACAGGCTCTCGATATCGGCGTGATGATGGTCATGAAACTCGCCGATCAGCGTGTCCGGCGTAAAGGCCGTGGCACCGCAGAACGAGTGATGAACGACCACGACGTTCTGCACGCGGAAGAGGTAATCCATCGTGGCCACCGATTGCAGTGCCGCAATGGCTCTGCCGCCCGCGTTGGACACGGCAAACAACGTGCGCGTGTTGCCGATACGGTTGCCCGCCTCGTCGAGGATGTTCTCGCCCGGATAGACCTCGTCGCCGAAATAGTCGGCCACCGCCTGCGGAATCTCCGCGGCGCGGGGATCGAAACAGTGGATCACGATGGTCTTCATCGGGATGAACTGGTTGAACCGGTCCGTGCTGTCCGGCGCGAACCACGATGCATCGAACCACGGTTGCGTCCGGAATTCGTATTCGGAGAACTTCGTCATGTTTTCACTCCACTCGTTGATGGTCATGCATTAGCTTTCGAACGGCGCGTGGTCGAGCAGGTCGCACACATCCGGAATCGCGCAGTCATGCACGTGGCGCCGGCCGATATCGGCCAGCCCCGTGCCAATCGCGGTATGCGGCTTCTTCCTCACGACCTCCGCGAGCGCTTCCTGAAAGGCCGCCTTGAAACCAAGCCGCGGATAAAGCTGCAATACGTCATCGACGAGCGACGGCGCGAGCTCGTCGAGGTTCAGCCCCATCACGTCGATGTGCGCGCCCAGATTGACGAGCGCCACCTCGGGTTCGCGCCGGTCGGCGATGCCCGCGCTGGAATGCAGCGCGATGGCATCCCAAACCAGTTGCGCCCGCGCATCGGCGTAGCCATTGGCACGCAAAAAGCGGCTGGCCGCATCGGCCCCGTCGACCTCGAATCGCTGGTCGGCCATGAAGTCTTCGGTCAATCCGAGGTCATGCAGCAGCGACGCGAGGTAGACCGCCTCCCGGTCATAGGACAGACCACGTTTGCGCCCCAGCAGCTCGGCGAACCACCATGTGCGATGGACATGGTTGAGCATGACGCGCGAATGCACGCGCTCGGCCAGGGCGGCGGCCTTGCGAGACAGTCCGGAGTCCGGGGCGATCACGCCGCCGATCGTGGCAATGGTGTTCACGGTTGACGCTCGATACGAATTTGATGAGAGCAAGTGTAGGCATGCCCGTCATGACACAAATGACTGTTTTCGGTCGATTTGTGCCAGAATGAAAACCCTTCGTCGCCACCCGCTTCAACATGCCGTCCCCAGCACAACCCAGACGCGTGGTCATCCTCGGCCTGCCACCCGTGGATGCACTGGACGTGATCGGCCCGGCGGAGGTCTTCGCCAACGCGAACCGCATCCATCACGCCAGGAAGCCGCCATACGTGCTCGAGCTCGTCTCCGCGAACGACGAGACACGCGTGGAGAGCGAAACGGGCATCGCGCTGTTGGGCCACCGAACGCTGGATCAGGAGCGCAGGGCCGCCAGGCCGATCGACACCCTGATCGTCGCCACGGGATTCAGCGCGATCGGCGCCGCCGACCCCGCGACGATTGCATGGATCCAGAAGCGGGCAACAACGGTGCGCCGCATGTGCGCCATCTGCGTCGGCGCTTTCGCGCTGGCCGAGGCCGGCCTGCTCGACGGCCGCAAGGCCACGACGCACTGGGGCGCCGCACAGCGGCTGGCCGAGCGGTATCCCAAGGTCGACGTAGACCCCACGCCCATCTGGATCAAGGACGGCAACGTCTACACCTCGGCCGGGGTCTCGGCCGGCATCGATCTCGCCCTCGCGCTGGTGGCCGAGGACCTTGGCGACGAGATCGCACTGGCCATCGCCAAAGAGCTCGTGCTCTATCTGCGCCGCCCAGGCGGGCAGGCCCAGTTCAGCACCACGCTGCGCTCGCAGAACACACCGGGCTCGACTCTGGAACGGCTCTGCCGCTGGATTGCGGAGAACCTGAACGCGGACTTGAGCGTGGAAGCGCTAGCCAGCCGGTCCGCCATGAGCGTGCGGACCCTGATCCGGCTGTTCCAGCGGGAGCTGAACACCACGCCGGCACGGTATGTGGAAGAAGTCCGCATCGAGGCCATCCGCCGGGCGCTGGAGATGGGCGGCAGAACGATCGAGGACATCGCGCGGCGCCATGGCTACCAGAGCGTGGACGTATTGCGCAAGGCGTTTATCCGGCGCGTGGGCATCAGCCCGAGGGACTATCTCAAGCGCTTCACGTCGGAGCCGGCGTCTGGCTGACGTGCTGCACCGCACCGCGCAAATTTGTTCGCGCGGGGTAGAGCCGGGGTGGAGCCGGGATAGAGCAATCGACGCGCCACCGCGCTCTCCACATCCCCATCCCCGAGAAAGGCCGCCCTCCGAATGCGGCCAAGGTAATGACAGTGCACTGAACCTGCACTGCACCAATTCATGACGCGACGTAATGTCCATACGTTTGCGAATCAGCGTTCGATTCCTATGCTTCGTACCGCGAGCAAACCAACGGCTCGCGGGACGTTCTTTCAAGGAGACAAGCGATGAGAGCATTCCAGCTTGGACTGATTGGCGCGGCTATCATGGCGGCGATTTTTCCTTCCATCGGGGTAGCGCAGGGCAACGACGACGCGTCGTCGTTCCGACGAGGAAACTCCGCGCAGCTGGCCGCGATGGTTAAGGCGCGACAGCATTTCTTCGGCCCCGAGAATGTCGACGAGCGGACCGGCAAGGTCCGCGAAGACAAGGTCATCTTCTCGTGGTTCAGCGTGGCGTCGTTCGCCGTGGCCGCGAAAGGCCGCGTCTTCCTGCTCGACTCGTACATCTATCGGCTCGCGGACAAGCGCGCCTACGTCCCGGCGACCGTGCAGGATCTGGTCGACGTCCGTCCCGAATTCATCTTCCTCGGGCACGGTCATGGCGACCATGCCGACAACGCCGCCTATATCGCGAAGCTCACGGGCGCCACGATCTACGGTGCCGCGGAGCACTGCGATGCCATGAAGGGCGACGCCGCGCGCATCTTCGGCGCGGGCACCACCGTCAAGTGCGAGGCCATCACGACGGCCGGTTCCGCGCCGGGCGCCGAGGTCAAGACGCTGCGGCCGCTCGCGCCGGATCTCTGCATCACCGCATGGAAGCACGTCCATTCCGCGACGGTGCCCGTGGACCCCGCCTACCCGCCGAATCCGATCAACCCCGTGCGCGACCCGCGCGTGGACACGCTGTTCCCACCGAATCCCGCGCCCGCGCTCGATACGCGTACCAACGCGGGCGTAGGCGGCCCGATTCCGATCATGTACCAGTTCACGGTCGGCGGATCGGACTTCACGTTCACATGGCACGACACGGCCGGTCCGCTGAAGGAGCAGGCACCGGCGTTGCTGCAATTCTTCACCACACTGCCGAAGACCGACGTCGAACTCGGCGCGGGCGTGAGTATCGGCGAAGCGAATAATGGCGTGCGCGATATCACGATGTATATCCAGGCGTTGCAGCCCAAGGTCTTCTTTATGGACCACACCGATAACTTCAATATTGGCGCATCGATGTTCTATCTGCAGGCCATTCAGCGACAATTCGATATCTTCAATATCCCCGTCGCCGATCGCCCGGAAATACGCGGCCTGCACGATCCGTACGACTATGTGAGACCGGGCCTGATGACCTTCAATTACCGCGACGACTACTGGCGCGATTCCCGCCGTGGCAATCGCCATAGCCGCTATTGCTCGGGTTAAAGATCTGACGCGGCTTCGCATCGGGCGGATTTGGCCTTATGCTTCCATGGCTTACCACGACAAGGAAGATAATGAGAGCCAAATCCGCCCGCCAGATCGGCATGCTGGTCGCCACGTCATGCATGACCATCGGCGCCGTGCAGGCCGCAGCCCTGACACCAGAAGCCGCACAGACCCAGGCCGCGGCCAGCTACAAGGAATATCTGGACCTGCTGAGCATCCCCAACGATTCGATCGTCCCCGAGGATATCCAGCGCAACGTCGCGTGGCTCGAACAGGCGTTCAGGAAGCGCGGCTTCACGACGCAATCGCTCGACAACGACGGCAAGCCGATGCTGTTCGCCGAGTATCCCGGCAAGCAAGCCAATCGCAAGACGGTCCTGTTCTATATGCACCTGGACGGCCAACCGGTCATCCCGTCGCAATGGCAACAGAAGAGCCCGTGGACGCCGGTGCTGAAGCAGAAGGGCGCCAATGGCAACTGGGAAGAGATCGACACCAGCAAGCTGTTCTCGGGCACGGTGGACCCCGAATGGCGCGTCTTCGGCCGCTCGTCTTCCGATGACAAGGGCCCCATCATGATGATGCTGGCCGCGATCGACGCGCTGAAGGGCGCCAACGGCCAGCCGGCCGTGAACGTCAAGGTCATTCTCGACAGCGAGGAAGAAAAGGGTTCCCCGTCGATCGCCAAGGTCATGAAGGCCCACCGAGACCTGCTGGCCTGCGACGCCATCGTGATCCACGACGGCCCGATGCATGCCACGAACCGCCCCACGCTGGTGTTCGGCAACCGCGGCGCCGCCAAGGCCAGGCTGGTCGTCTACGGCCCGAAGTCGCCGCTGCACAGCGGCCACTACGGCAACTACGCGCCCAACCCCGCGCAGCGCCTGGCCACGCTGCTGGCCTCGATGAAGGACGACACGGGCCGCGTCACGATTCCGGGCTACTACAGCAAGGTCAAGCTCGGCGAAGCCGAACGCAAGATCATGGCCGCCGTACCCGACGACGAGGCCGCCCTGAAGCGCCGCCTCGGCATCGCGCAGACGGACAAGGTCGGCAAGAACTATCAAGAGGCGATGCAATACCCCTCGCTGAACGTCCGCGGCATGGCCGCAGCGGCGATCGGCGACAAGGTTGCCAACATCGTCCCGGACAAGGCCGAAGCCGAACTGGACCTCCGCACGACGCCCGATTCCGACGCCGCCTACCTCGGCAAGCTGGTGGAGCAGCATATCGTGAAGCAGGGCTACCACCTCGTCTCGGGCACACCGACCGACGAAGACCGCGCAAAATACGACAAGCTGGCGAGCTTCACGTATCAGAGCGAAGGCGGCAACGCGGCCGGATCGCCAATCGATTCCGGCGTGGCCAAGTGGGCGTACGCGGCGTTGACGGGAACGTTCGGCACCCACCCCGATCCGGTGCGAATCCGGATGATGGGCGGGACGGTGCCGACGGCGGAGATCGTCGAGGTCCTGAAGGTGCCGTTCGTGATCGTGCCTTTGGTGAACGCGGACAACAACCAGCATGCGGCGAACGAGAACTTGCGGCTCGGGAATTATTCGAGTGGGGTGAGGACGATGTATGGGCTGCTGACGGAAGGGTTCTAGGAGAGATATCGGCCCGCGTTGAAGTTCATGACGATGACCATGTTCAGCGCGGCCACCCCGATAAAGGACCATGCCGCGCTGGCGCCCCCGACGGACCAGGCCGAGGCGAGCAAGATCATCAGGTCGAATACGAGCAGGGTACGTCCGACCGGAAGTCCTCGCGTCTGGAACAGGCGCATGGCGACGATACTGGTGCCTCCCGCGCTGAAGCCGTGGCGGAAGATGATCAGGAAGCCGACGCCGAGCAGCAACCCGCCGGCGATGGCGGCATAGGCTGGGAACTCGGCGTCGATATGCAGCAGTTCCGGCTGCAGATTGCTGAGGGCGGAGAGGGTGGCGATTCCGGCCAGCGCCTTCACGGTGAAGATCCATCCCATGCGGCGCGCGGACATGACGAAGAAGGGAAGGTTGATCAGGAAGAATGCCGTGCCGAACGGCACGTGCCAGACGTAATGCGCAAGGAAGGCAAGGCCCGCCACGCCGCCC contains:
- a CDS encoding cupin domain-containing protein, whose translation is MTSDQTAPTCQLVRPGAEFVGKQGLHYAVGISAETVGARHIHFQLATIPPGARAKAHMHAEHETAIYGMSGASGCWYGDRLEHHAVVNAGDFFYIPAGVPHLPYNLSADEPCVALISRTDPNEQESVTMRPDLDGLPDWSKVQR
- a CDS encoding carbonic anhydrase, coding for MTKFSEYEFRTQPWFDASWFAPDSTDRFNQFIPMKTIVIHCFDPRAAEIPQAVADYFGDEVYPGENILDEAGNRIGNTRTLFAVSNAGGRAIAALQSVATMDYLFRVQNVVVVHHSFCGATAFTPDTLIGEFHDHHHADIESLFDHDSLAIGHYEDSIRHDVKLLRASPAVPKNVKLYGFFYEMNSGKLTEVVRDVPADRDTP
- a CDS encoding HD domain-containing protein, with the translated sequence MNTIATIGGVIAPDSGLSRKAAALAERVHSRVMLNHVHRTWWFAELLGRKRGLSYDREAVYLASLLHDLGLTEDFMADQRFEVDGADAASRFLRANGYADARAQLVWDAIALHSSAGIADRREPEVALVNLGAHIDVMGLNLDELAPSLVDDVLQLYPRLGFKAAFQEALAEVVRKKPHTAIGTGLADIGRRHVHDCAIPDVCDLLDHAPFES
- a CDS encoding GlxA family transcriptional regulator — protein: MPSPAQPRRVVILGLPPVDALDVIGPAEVFANANRIHHARKPPYVLELVSANDETRVESETGIALLGHRTLDQERRAARPIDTLIVATGFSAIGAADPATIAWIQKRATTVRRMCAICVGAFALAEAGLLDGRKATTHWGAAQRLAERYPKVDVDPTPIWIKDGNVYTSAGVSAGIDLALALVAEDLGDEIALAIAKELVLYLRRPGGQAQFSTTLRSQNTPGSTLERLCRWIAENLNADLSVEALASRSAMSVRTLIRLFQRELNTTPARYVEEVRIEAIRRALEMGGRTIEDIARRHGYQSVDVLRKAFIRRVGISPRDYLKRFTSEPASG
- a CDS encoding MBL fold metallo-hydrolase, with the translated sequence MRAFQLGLIGAAIMAAIFPSIGVAQGNDDASSFRRGNSAQLAAMVKARQHFFGPENVDERTGKVREDKVIFSWFSVASFAVAAKGRVFLLDSYIYRLADKRAYVPATVQDLVDVRPEFIFLGHGHGDHADNAAYIAKLTGATIYGAAEHCDAMKGDAARIFGAGTTVKCEAITTAGSAPGAEVKTLRPLAPDLCITAWKHVHSATVPVDPAYPPNPINPVRDPRVDTLFPPNPAPALDTRTNAGVGGPIPIMYQFTVGGSDFTFTWHDTAGPLKEQAPALLQFFTTLPKTDVELGAGVSIGEANNGVRDITMYIQALQPKVFFMDHTDNFNIGASMFYLQAIQRQFDIFNIPVADRPEIRGLHDPYDYVRPGLMTFNYRDDYWRDSRRGNRHSRYCSG
- a CDS encoding M20/M25/M40 family metallo-hydrolase: MTIGAVQAAALTPEAAQTQAAASYKEYLDLLSIPNDSIVPEDIQRNVAWLEQAFRKRGFTTQSLDNDGKPMLFAEYPGKQANRKTVLFYMHLDGQPVIPSQWQQKSPWTPVLKQKGANGNWEEIDTSKLFSGTVDPEWRVFGRSSSDDKGPIMMMLAAIDALKGANGQPAVNVKVILDSEEEKGSPSIAKVMKAHRDLLACDAIVIHDGPMHATNRPTLVFGNRGAAKARLVVYGPKSPLHSGHYGNYAPNPAQRLATLLASMKDDTGRVTIPGYYSKVKLGEAERKIMAAVPDDEAALKRRLGIAQTDKVGKNYQEAMQYPSLNVRGMAAAAIGDKVANIVPDKAEAELDLRTTPDSDAAYLGKLVEQHIVKQGYHLVSGTPTDEDRAKYDKLASFTYQSEGGNAAGSPIDSGVAKWAYAALTGTFGTHPDPVRIRMMGGTVPTAEIVEVLKVPFVIVPLVNADNNQHAANENLRLGNYSSGVRTMYGLLTEGF
- a CDS encoding YitT family protein encodes the protein MKHIFGFGAAQHSYLEDIVALLVGAMLAALGVQILKASHLLVGGVAGLAFLAHYVWHVPFGTAFFLINLPFFVMSARRMGWIFTVKALAGIATLSALSNLQPELLHIDAEFPAYAAIAGGLLLGVGFLIIFRHGFSAGGTSIVAMRLFQTRGLPVGRTLLVFDLMILLASAWSVGGASAAWSFIGVAALNMVIVMNFNAGRYLS